In bacterium, the following proteins share a genomic window:
- the mazG gene encoding nucleoside triphosphate pyrophosphohydrolase, which produces MSESENKNQSAGRPAPDNPDQFRRLVEIMECLLAPDGCPWDREQSHRTLRPYVVEEAYEVCEAIDLEDWDELRAELGDLGLQIVFHSALGKREGLFDVDDVYRGVCEKLIRRHPHVFGEVTADDAGTVLKNWEAIKRQEREEKRDGDRPVSALDGVPKALPALQRAQRLQTKAARVGFDWSTIGPVWSKIHEEIDELREQHDLMDPEKIEDELGDLFFALVNLARFLKVDPEQACHSTNAKFTRRFHYIEARAREMGRKLEEMTLEEMDVLWEESKRKEKGKE; this is translated from the coding sequence ATGTCTGAGAGCGAAAACAAGAACCAATCCGCGGGCAGACCTGCACCGGATAATCCCGATCAGTTCCGCCGCCTAGTGGAAATCATGGAGTGCCTTCTGGCTCCCGACGGTTGTCCGTGGGATCGGGAGCAAAGCCACCGTACCTTGCGGCCGTATGTGGTCGAGGAAGCCTACGAAGTCTGCGAGGCGATTGATCTCGAAGACTGGGATGAGCTGCGCGCCGAACTAGGAGACCTGGGATTGCAGATCGTGTTTCACTCCGCGCTCGGAAAGCGCGAAGGCCTGTTCGATGTCGACGACGTTTATCGCGGCGTTTGCGAAAAACTGATCCGCCGCCACCCGCACGTGTTCGGCGAGGTGACCGCGGACGACGCCGGCACGGTGCTGAAGAATTGGGAAGCGATCAAGCGTCAGGAACGCGAAGAGAAGAGGGACGGAGACAGGCCCGTTTCCGCTTTGGATGGTGTCCCGAAGGCACTGCCCGCTTTGCAGCGCGCGCAGCGTCTACAGACAAAAGCCGCGCGTGTTGGGTTCGATTGGAGCACCATCGGCCCGGTGTGGTCGAAGATCCATGAAGAGATCGATGAGCTGCGCGAGCAGCACGATCTGATGGATCCGGAGAAGATCGAGGACGAGTTGGGCGACCTGTTCTTCGCGCTCGTGAATCTTGCTCGCTTCCTGAAGGTTGATCCGGAACAGGCATGCCACAGCACAAATGCGAAGTTCACGCGGCGATTCCACTACATCGAGGCACGCGCCCGCGAAATGGGCCGAAAACTCGAGGAAATGACGCTCGAGGAAATGGACGTGTTGTGGGAAGAATCGAAGCGGAAGGAAAAAGGCAAAGAATGA
- a CDS encoding DUF2029 domain-containing protein: MKTEDYDPALNDPALHAIRRGWDCVRSASHIEKICLALLLLLAITFLPFGRTSPGAHIGNEPGNAMANQPARLGGGIWKPLAVDSGYLFKDRIATDYFCVYEAGSLVLHGRDPFLVNLISADPLKHPPTRAPWVATYRYLPLTAVLLGVPLNVLPPWSAYVAWIALNFVLLIANFLLCVGRRPKALLVLGVIWLAWFPLSVEWYMGQFSLLMASLMLWSLDALSRGVKLGAWLWAASVALKVYTCAMALPLWLWHWRRTVILTAVILGSTTIGYFALNPQSRDYFQSRGLEGRVLMHEQQPYAGAQGMQAGVNATIWVLQGRSFNQPLAPEDAPTSPLRDPVTWAVGAMLGIFGLAVLWSLKDYRKGFSPVAMGMFWLIWFYAYRDTWEHHMVLLQALVAFWLIFGVLKPWQAIVTWVGAGTPSLWLPFLWAQANNIEPAQTLLGLLYFWQRPAAILFVTVAGLLHMKKRMKAIE, encoded by the coding sequence GTGAAAACTGAAGATTACGATCCCGCACTGAACGATCCTGCATTGCACGCCATTCGGCGTGGATGGGATTGTGTGCGTTCGGCTTCGCATATAGAGAAGATTTGCCTCGCGCTGCTGCTTCTTCTGGCGATCACCTTCCTGCCATTTGGTCGCACCAGTCCAGGGGCGCACATCGGGAATGAGCCCGGTAACGCGATGGCCAACCAACCGGCGCGGCTTGGCGGTGGAATCTGGAAGCCGCTGGCGGTGGATTCGGGTTACCTGTTCAAGGACCGCATCGCGACGGACTACTTCTGCGTCTACGAAGCCGGTTCGCTGGTTCTGCATGGGCGCGATCCATTCCTTGTGAATCTCATCAGCGCCGACCCGTTGAAGCATCCACCGACGCGCGCGCCGTGGGTTGCGACCTACCGCTACTTGCCACTGACGGCGGTTCTGCTTGGCGTGCCGCTCAACGTGTTGCCGCCCTGGTCGGCGTACGTTGCGTGGATTGCATTGAACTTCGTGCTGTTGATTGCGAACTTTCTGCTCTGCGTTGGGCGCCGTCCGAAAGCATTGCTCGTGCTCGGTGTGATCTGGCTCGCATGGTTTCCGCTGTCGGTCGAGTGGTACATGGGGCAGTTCTCGTTGCTAATGGCGTCGTTGATGCTCTGGAGCCTCGACGCACTATCGCGCGGAGTGAAGTTGGGGGCATGGCTGTGGGCAGCGTCTGTGGCGCTGAAAGTCTACACGTGCGCGATGGCACTGCCGCTGTGGTTGTGGCACTGGCGAAGGACGGTGATTCTCACCGCCGTGATTCTGGGCAGCACAACGATCGGCTACTTCGCACTCAACCCACAGAGTCGAGACTACTTCCAGTCGCGCGGCCTTGAAGGTCGCGTGCTGATGCACGAGCAACAACCATACGCCGGCGCGCAAGGCATGCAGGCCGGAGTCAACGCAACGATTTGGGTTCTGCAAGGTCGCAGTTTCAACCAGCCACTCGCGCCGGAGGATGCTCCGACGAGTCCATTGCGCGATCCCGTGACGTGGGCGGTCGGCGCGATGCTCGGGATCTTCGGACTTGCAGTGCTCTGGTCGCTGAAGGACTACCGAAAAGGCTTCAGCCCCGTCGCGATGGGGATGTTCTGGCTGATCTGGTTTTATGCTTACCGCGACACGTGGGAACACCACATGGTTCTGCTGCAGGCGCTCGTTGCGTTCTGGCTGATCTTCGGCGTTCTGAAGCCCTGGCAAGCGATCGTTACATGGGTTGGCGCAGGCACGCCTTCGCTCTGGCTGCCGTTCTTGTGGGCGCAGGCGAACAACATCGAGCCCGCGCAAACGCTTCTTGGTCTGCTGTATTTCTGGCAGCGTCCCGCGGCGATCCTGTTTGTGACGGTCGCCGGTCTGCTGCACATGAAGAAACGAATGAAAGCAATTGAATGA
- a CDS encoding UbiD family decarboxylase encodes MAVSPSNLREFLDLLRRRGELVEIDTPVDADQEIAEIHRRVIAADGPALLFRDVKGAGFPVVTNLFGTLERTRLAFGPRPEEFVREAASFAKEAMPPRPRDLWKARGLIRDGLKVGLKTRSAGPVLEVRERPNLERVPMLKTWPEDGGAFMTLPLVLTTSPQDGTPNLGMYRIQRYNARETGIHWQIGKGGGFHYSEAEAQNESLPVTIFAGGPPALILGAIAPLPEGIPELLLSSLLLGRKLPVVRRKGWPHPLVAEAEFAFMGRVPPRLRRDEGPFGDHYGYYSLKHPYPVFQCERVWRRSDAIWPATVVGKPRQEDFYIGDYLQELLSPLFPLVMPAVRDLWSYGETGFHSLAGAVVRERYPREAMMSAFRILGEGQLSLTKFLLATDAPIELRDFPTTLEYILARCRWETDLFVFSNLSMDTLDYTGPEVNKGSKGVLVGLGDPIRELPREFRGDSGPCREVQVFCPGCLVVGGATFAEDENFGETIARHPDFAEWPLIVLCDDPARAAANSISFLWTTFTRFEPAADIHAAEKRIVRNHIAYTGPIVIDARMKPWYPDELFAAPEIAKRVDERWNDYFPKRNVAMGSSDFGHLV; translated from the coding sequence ATGGCCGTTTCGCCCTCTAATCTGCGTGAGTTCCTCGACCTCCTGCGCCGCCGCGGTGAGCTTGTCGAGATCGACACGCCCGTCGACGCGGACCAGGAAATTGCCGAGATCCACCGCCGCGTGATCGCCGCGGATGGTCCCGCCCTGCTGTTTCGCGATGTCAAGGGTGCGGGCTTTCCAGTCGTCACGAACCTGTTTGGAACGCTGGAAAGGACGCGGCTGGCATTCGGCCCCCGGCCCGAGGAATTCGTCCGAGAGGCCGCGAGCTTCGCCAAGGAAGCGATGCCTCCGAGGCCACGAGATCTCTGGAAGGCCCGAGGGCTGATCCGGGATGGGCTGAAGGTGGGGCTGAAAACTCGCTCCGCTGGCCCGGTGCTCGAGGTCCGCGAGCGCCCCAACCTGGAACGCGTCCCGATGCTGAAGACGTGGCCGGAGGACGGCGGGGCGTTCATGACGCTGCCGCTGGTCCTGACGACCAGCCCCCAGGACGGCACGCCCAACCTGGGCATGTATCGCATCCAGCGCTACAACGCCCGTGAGACGGGCATCCATTGGCAGATCGGCAAAGGCGGCGGGTTCCACTACTCGGAAGCCGAGGCACAGAATGAATCGCTGCCGGTGACGATCTTCGCCGGGGGGCCGCCGGCGCTGATTCTCGGCGCGATCGCTCCCCTGCCGGAAGGCATTCCGGAGCTGCTGCTGTCCTCGTTGCTTCTCGGCCGGAAGCTGCCGGTCGTCCGGCGCAAGGGCTGGCCGCATCCGCTGGTGGCGGAGGCGGAATTTGCCTTCATGGGGCGCGTACCGCCGCGGCTGCGCCGCGACGAAGGGCCGTTCGGGGATCATTATGGTTACTACAGCCTGAAGCACCCCTATCCGGTTTTCCAATGCGAACGTGTCTGGCGCAGAAGCGATGCAATCTGGCCGGCCACGGTGGTTGGCAAGCCGCGCCAGGAAGATTTCTATATCGGCGATTACCTGCAGGAATTGCTGAGTCCGCTATTCCCGCTGGTGATGCCGGCGGTGCGGGACCTTTGGAGCTACGGCGAGACCGGGTTCCATTCGCTGGCCGGCGCGGTGGTTCGAGAGCGGTATCCGCGCGAGGCGATGATGTCAGCCTTCCGGATTCTGGGCGAGGGGCAGCTTTCGCTGACGAAGTTCCTTCTCGCCACCGATGCGCCGATCGAGTTGCGCGACTTCCCGACAACGCTCGAATACATCCTGGCGCGCTGCCGTTGGGAAACGGATCTGTTCGTCTTCAGCAATTTGTCGATGGATACGTTGGATTACACCGGGCCGGAAGTGAACAAGGGAAGCAAAGGCGTACTGGTCGGTCTTGGCGACCCAATCCGCGAGTTGCCCCGTGAATTCCGCGGCGATTCCGGCCCATGCCGCGAGGTGCAGGTTTTCTGCCCCGGTTGTCTTGTCGTTGGCGGGGCGACGTTTGCCGAAGATGAGAACTTCGGCGAGACGATCGCGCGCCATCCGGATTTCGCGGAATGGCCTCTCATCGTGCTGTGCGATGATCCTGCCCGCGCGGCAGCGAACTCGATCAGTTTCCTATGGACGACGTTCACCCGATTCGAACCGGCCGCCGACATTCACGCCGCTGAGAAGCGCATCGTCCGCAATCATATCGCCTACACAGGGCCGATCGTGATCGATGCACGGATGAAGCCGTGGTACCCGGATGAGTTGTTTGCCGCGCCGGAGATTGCAAAGCGCGTGGATGAGCGGTGGAATGATTACTTCCCGAAGCGCAATGTCGCGATGGGCTCCAGCGATTTCGGGCACCTGGTCTAG
- a CDS encoding OadG family protein has protein sequence MPETPHLVAYCFIAMLTVASLLSIMAIIIWGITAVFPGKVTAPPPRRKKPGSARASSAPTNQTDQAVVAAISTAAAGAHPGMVVTNIQELKQ, from the coding sequence ATGCCGGAGACACCTCATCTCGTCGCATATTGCTTTATAGCAATGTTGACGGTCGCCAGCCTCTTGAGCATCATGGCGATCATTATCTGGGGGATCACCGCCGTCTTCCCGGGCAAGGTCACAGCGCCCCCACCCCGGCGCAAAAAGCCCGGTTCCGCCCGAGCCTCCTCCGCACCCACAAACCAGACTGATCAGGCGGTTGTTGCCGCCATCTCGACGGCTGCCGCCGGGGCTCATCCCGGCATGGTCGTCACAAATATTCAGGAGCTGAAGCAATGA
- a CDS encoding biotin attachment protein, with amino-acid sequence MIAASSPRQIRVMFTTFRDGLQSVFGGKVRVKDLIPAMEASVAAGIRHYEFGGGARFQAPLMYCGEDPFECMKQMREVLGKDAITQILTRSVSGVTLTTQSPNGLKLQGKLMKEFGTDWDRNFDYMNDVSMLEATGRPIVEAGMHHQAVVALMGLPFEDDKVHTAAFYTAVAERILKMDCKVDSICMKDASGTTTPHVVYETAKAIRKIMPPKMPLWFHTHDTASTAVACNMAAIEGGVDGIDLAVRPLASGTSQPDVRSMAHALKGTGYSLDIDSTKMGEIEELLAEGLKDYAFNPVVMAPDARVCGFPMPGGAIGPNVQMMISAGILDKYDQVLAEFPVVVEAGGAWTSVTPGSQQYWLQAFSNVLYGRWEKIDPGYGRAVLGYFGKTPLPPDSKVVEIASKQLGLEPFDGNPLEAAPDNLDNAREELKKAGLEVNDKNTFLVLSSMVPGKKIELNEGMRLLQGKARVQLPLKKKEEAPAAKPAAAAASAAPAAAPAAAPAAAGPTSTMCTVTENGQTRLFQVTLMPAGAGMPAGMMMPMAAPAGAPVGAPAAAVAKEAVEIFSPFEGECPITDLNVDEGDKVTKGQSLAAVEAMKATHEVRSPVDGTVCAVHLGVGDVTDAHNPILSITPDK; translated from the coding sequence ATGATAGCCGCGTCTTCCCCCCGTCAAATCCGTGTGATGTTCACGACATTCCGCGACGGTCTGCAGTCCGTCTTCGGAGGCAAGGTCCGCGTCAAGGACCTCATCCCAGCCATGGAAGCCTCAGTCGCTGCCGGCATCCGCCACTACGAGTTTGGCGGCGGCGCCCGGTTCCAGGCCCCCCTCATGTACTGCGGCGAGGATCCGTTTGAGTGCATGAAGCAGATGCGCGAGGTCCTCGGCAAGGACGCCATCACGCAGATTCTGACGCGCTCGGTCTCCGGCGTGACGTTGACCACCCAATCGCCCAACGGCCTGAAGCTGCAGGGCAAGCTGATGAAGGAATTCGGCACCGACTGGGATCGTAACTTCGACTATATGAACGACGTGTCGATGCTCGAGGCGACCGGCAGACCGATCGTCGAGGCCGGCATGCACCACCAGGCCGTCGTGGCCCTGATGGGTCTTCCCTTCGAGGACGACAAGGTCCACACAGCCGCCTTCTATACGGCCGTGGCCGAGCGCATCCTCAAGATGGACTGCAAGGTCGATTCGATCTGTATGAAGGACGCCAGCGGTACAACAACGCCGCACGTCGTCTACGAGACGGCCAAGGCGATTCGCAAGATCATGCCGCCCAAAATGCCCTTGTGGTTCCACACGCACGATACCGCCAGCACGGCTGTTGCCTGTAACATGGCGGCCATCGAGGGCGGCGTCGACGGCATCGACCTGGCCGTTCGACCGCTCGCCAGCGGCACCAGCCAGCCCGACGTCCGCAGCATGGCCCATGCCCTGAAGGGCACCGGCTACTCGCTCGATATCGACTCCACGAAGATGGGCGAGATCGAAGAGCTCCTGGCCGAGGGGCTGAAGGATTACGCCTTCAACCCGGTCGTCATGGCGCCCGACGCGCGCGTCTGCGGATTCCCGATGCCGGGCGGCGCCATCGGCCCGAACGTGCAGATGATGATTTCCGCCGGCATCCTGGACAAGTACGACCAGGTGCTGGCCGAGTTCCCGGTCGTCGTGGAAGCCGGCGGCGCCTGGACCAGCGTGACCCCAGGCAGCCAGCAGTACTGGCTTCAGGCCTTCAGCAACGTGCTCTACGGCCGCTGGGAGAAGATCGACCCGGGCTACGGCCGCGCCGTCCTCGGTTACTTCGGCAAGACGCCGCTGCCCCCGGACTCCAAGGTCGTCGAGATCGCGTCCAAGCAGCTCGGCCTTGAGCCCTTCGACGGCAATCCGCTCGAGGCGGCTCCGGACAATCTGGATAACGCCCGCGAGGAGCTGAAGAAAGCAGGTCTTGAGGTCAACGACAAGAACACGTTCCTGGTGCTGTCATCGATGGTGCCGGGCAAGAAGATCGAACTGAACGAAGGTATGCGTCTGCTGCAGGGCAAGGCCCGCGTGCAATTGCCGCTGAAAAAGAAGGAAGAGGCTCCGGCCGCCAAGCCCGCTGCCGCCGCCGCTTCTGCCGCACCCGCCGCTGCTCCCGCTGCGGCCCCTGCCGCCGCCGGCCCGACGTCGACCATGTGCACGGTCACCGAGAATGGCCAGACGCGTCTGTTCCAGGTGACGCTGATGCCGGCCGGCGCCGGAATGCCCGCCGGGATGATGATGCCGATGGCAGCTCCTGCAGGAGCTCCGGTCGGTGCGCCTGCCGCTGCCGTGGCCAAGGAAGCTGTTGAGATCTTCTCCCCGTTCGAGGGCGAGTGCCCGATCACGGATCTGAACGTCGATGAAGGCGACAAGGTGACGAAGGGACAGTCCCTGGCAGCCGTCGAGGCGATGAAGGCCACCCACGAAGTCCGCTCGCCAGTCGACGGCACCGTTTGTGCCGTTCATCTGGGAGTTGGCGATGTGACCGACGCCCACAACCCGATCCTCTCCATTACACCGGATAAGTAG
- a CDS encoding sodium ion-translocating decarboxylase subunit beta: MDTLMQLVQSSGFASLQWQNLVMFVVAGVLIYLAIVKEFEPLLLIPIGFGAILANLPGAEMLAEHVAIKDGEFGNVPMFKLLYSTVFSVMPPIIFLGVGALTDFRPLLGRPITFLLGAAAQLGIAVAACAAFLLLGFDANEAASIGIIGGADGPTSIFVASKLAPHLLGPIAVAAYSYMALVPIIQPPIIHLMTTQKEREIDMPQAKPVSRTALILFPIVMAILGILAVPDAGPLLGLLMFGNLMRECGVVDRLAKTAGAQLIDIVTIFLGLLVGMKMQGDTFLQVQSLYILFLGMIAFSFSTFGGLAFAKILNLFLPEKSKINPCIGAAGVSAVPMAARVVQNYVHNKTEGRVNPLMAAMGPNVAGVIGSAVAAGVFLALLH; encoded by the coding sequence ATGGATACCCTGATGCAACTGGTGCAAAGCTCCGGCTTTGCCTCCCTGCAATGGCAGAATCTCGTAATGTTCGTGGTGGCGGGTGTACTCATCTACCTCGCCATCGTGAAGGAATTCGAGCCGTTGCTACTGATCCCGATCGGTTTTGGCGCCATCCTGGCGAATCTGCCCGGCGCAGAGATGCTGGCTGAGCACGTCGCGATCAAGGACGGTGAATTCGGCAATGTCCCGATGTTCAAGCTGCTCTACAGCACGGTGTTCTCTGTGATGCCTCCGATCATCTTCCTGGGCGTTGGGGCATTGACGGACTTCCGGCCGTTGCTGGGCCGTCCCATTACGTTCCTCCTCGGCGCGGCTGCCCAATTGGGAATCGCCGTGGCCGCGTGTGCTGCTTTTCTGCTGCTGGGCTTTGACGCCAACGAAGCTGCCTCCATCGGAATCATCGGGGGCGCGGATGGCCCGACCTCGATCTTCGTTGCATCGAAGCTGGCTCCGCACCTTCTCGGTCCGATCGCCGTGGCGGCGTACAGTTACATGGCCCTCGTTCCGATCATCCAGCCTCCGATCATTCACCTGATGACCACGCAGAAGGAACGCGAGATCGACATGCCGCAGGCCAAGCCTGTCTCGCGCACTGCCCTGATCCTGTTTCCGATCGTCATGGCAATCCTCGGCATCCTGGCCGTTCCGGACGCGGGCCCGCTCCTCGGCCTGTTGATGTTCGGCAACCTGATGCGCGAATGCGGCGTCGTGGATCGCCTGGCGAAGACCGCCGGCGCCCAGTTGATCGACATCGTCACGATCTTCCTCGGCCTGCTGGTCGGCATGAAGATGCAGGGCGATACTTTCCTGCAGGTGCAGTCCCTTTACATCCTCTTCCTCGGCATGATCGCGTTCAGCTTCAGCACCTTCGGCGGCCTTGCGTTCGCCAAGATCCTGAACCTCTTCCTGCCGGAAAAATCGAAGATCAACCCGTGTATCGGCGCTGCCGGTGTGAGCGCCGTTCCGATGGCGGCCCGCGTTGTGCAGAATTACGTGCACAACAAGACCGAAGGCCGCGTAAATCCGTTGATGGCAGCCATGGGTCCGAACGTGGCCGGCGTGATTGGCTCTGCCGTCGCGGCGGGCGTTTTCCTGGCCCTCCTGCACTGA